The Pseudoalteromonas sp. GCY genome includes the window CACTTCCGCACTGCCCTCTACCGTCACAGCTTCCAATGCTAAGTTAACACTGGCGCTGACAACGCCAGACACTTTCTCTAAGGCTTTCTCAACTCGGCCAACGCACGAGGCGCATGTCATGCCCGAAACATTAAATTTTATTACCTTGTCCATTTCTATCTCCGCAAACGCGTTCATTCTCATTGTTGGACACTAACCCTTACCCTCATGGTAAGGTCAAACAAAATTGTTCATTCATCTAACAGAAGAAAAAGGAGTTTTCATAGTTAAATAGTAGTTGACCTTACCATCAAGGGAAGCTTCACAGTGCAAACTCTTTAATTCACAAAGGAAATAATGATGTTAAGACTAAGAGTAGAAAAAATGGTCTGTGGTCACTGTGTAAAAGCAATCACAGAAGCGATGCAGGCGGCTGATAGCCAAGCGCAAGTGAATGTCCGCCTAGATGATAAAATCGTTGAAATTTCAAGCACCAAAGGAGAAGGCGACGTTATCGCTATTATTCGTAATGCAGGCTATAGCGCAGAACTCATCAACGAAAGCTTTGCCTAACTCCCAGAAGTTATCAATCCAAGTCGACCCAAACCACTTTGCCCTAGTAAGGTGGTTTATCCACTCACTTCCACCTTCATTGCCTCTCGCACTTGTTTTATACAGCTCACGTTAATAAACGCTCACAATAATTCACACTTTGACAAAGCGCAGACAATGCGGAACAATTACGCCGTTTGTATTAGATAAAATCAATACAACTGCGACTAAAGGAATAATTTAAGGACAACACAATGAGCTTTATCGGCGCCGGTGCAGGCAACGAAGCCCAGAGCGTGCAATACAATGTCGACGCGCAAACTGCCAAATTACGAACCTCAGGTTCTGCTTCTTGGCGACACAACAATCCAGCCTTACTGCCATTAAATATTAGTGCAAAGCGAAATCAAGCGCTTGGACAAGCCTATCGTATTGCAATATTTCCCGACCGTGCTGCGGGAGAGCAAGCCTTTTTAGAAGAAATCGAAAGAGCCAAATACGGCGATTTTACCTTAGGCCAAATGGTCAATGCGTTTATTCCTGACTACATCATCGACCCACCACAATGGGATGAACAAAACCAAACGGCTGTTCTACCGCATCTTGAGCCAATAACGGGAATGGATGTTAACCTGCCAATTAGCGACCCACAAGCATTTTTAGACTTGGTAACCCTTAAACTGGGTTGGCAAGTAGGAACTGAGAGTGATGTTGCCAGAGATTTTGAAGCCGAAGCCAGACAAGCGTCTATCGTGTCAAACGCGAACGTTCTCATTAACGGTAGAACCGCTGTGCATAGCGGCAGCGGCGGTGTGTTAAGCACAGTAGACGTTTGTTTGACTAAGATAGGCAAAGTGGTTGTGCCTATTCCTTATGGCAACATCGCCCGCTCATCAGACGCCGCAAGCGTTGCCAGCTCCGTAAAAATTCAAGGTAACGGTGCGGCCAATATCAAGTCTAACTTTTCAAAAAGTACGGGAGATCAACCCGGTAATAAAAAAGGTATCGCTAGTCGAACATTGGGTAAAAAAGCGGAGTTTCTGCAAGGCAGCTTTGATGTTTACATCGAGGGAAAACCGGCGGTTAGACAAGGAGATTTAATGGTATCTAATAATAAAAATACGCCCCCCGCACCATTGAACCAGCCCGGTGGTGCGACTCCTGCAGGCCTTGATGTTGTGCTTGGCGCAGAGCCACTAAGCCAAGCCGGTACGAATAAGATCAATATAAAAGTGTCGGGCAGTAGTAAACCTAGCGATGAAGAGGTGAAGATAGGATGAGCCACACTTTACCAACCAAAACCAATGCTAACGGTAATTTTAGAGAACTTGTTTTTGAGGGCTATGCAAGCGACAAAGAAGTGGTGTCTTTGATGCTCAAAGACACCTCGGTTGATGGCACAAAAGAAGGCTATTATAAGGTCCCCCTTTACACTTCAAACACGGTAGACCAACAAAGCAGCGATGCCGACATTGAGCTGGTGCACATTTATCCATTTTTATACGACACGCCAGAGCAGCAACTACAATCGGCCTCTCCGGTAACCAGTGGATTTATCTATATTTATGTCGATGGCTTTTTATGGCGTGAACTACAAGTTATCGAACCTGAAGACTTTGACGCTCCGGCGCTATTCTCAGATGTGAATTTGTATTGGCAAAAAGGTTTTTTAAGTTGGAAAAAGTCGGCCAATAAACCTAACTCACGACCGCAAGGCACGCGTGCAGCAACCTGTAAGCCAACCAGCAGCATTCTCGTCCCGCATAAACTAAATGGCAACGAAGTAAGCGTAGAAATCGCATGGTCTGAAGTGCAGTGGTCATGGGAGCAGATCTTGTTGTTTGGCGGGTTTAATGAACAGGATCCGCGCTTAAATACCGGCACACCACTCGCTGACGAAGAAAGACATTGCCCCGCCCCAGGAGATGCAGCAGCGCTCAGAGCACAGCGCATGACTAAGCTGGATAACTTAGGGCAATTTGCCACAGGCTATAACGACCAAGGCAAAGTAGTTAACACCCCGACACTTCATCAAAAACTGCACCTTCCAGAGCGCGATAAAATCGCCCAAGTGCCGATTTTTGACGGGATCCATATGGCTCGATATTTCATGTCACAAATTCAAGATCTCACCACGGATATTCAGCACTTACTCAATAAATTATCAGGGTTAGATAGTGCAACCGGTGAAATTGATCTGCAACAACAAGCTAAATATGAGCTCGCCAGCTTTATGGTACAGGTTTTTTACCATCAAGCCGATTCGATTTTAGATAAAGACATTGAAATTCAAAGCAGTGGAGAGAAGCTTGTAGAGTCAGATGAAGACGCGGTCGATTTTGCCAATAAATTAAAAGACTGGCGCACTTCTCATTTAGAGGAAGATAAATTCTTTAAGTTTTTGGAAGAAAAGGCCTTCCAAAAACTTGCTCGCCGCATTGCAGAAATCTCTGACGAACTAGTCGAGTTCTTAAACCAAGAATCTCTTAGTGCAGGTTTTACTGAATGCTTCAAAGACTATGCCTACCAATCAGATCTGAGGTTCTTTGAAGCATACGACTTGGTCACCGATGTATTTCTCGCGTTAAAGCCTCACCCAGCCGCACCGCTTGCACACCTTAATACAGACAAAGAGTTTTGGCATGAGTTAAGTTCAGGCTATCAGGGGCAAGATTTTATCCTGCAATGTCTGGGTCAACACCCAACAAAACCAGCTAAGCAAATCACCCAATTTTTGTTTCCAAAGCCCACAGGCGACAAACTACACGACTACGAAAAAGCGGAATATGATCGCTTTGCATTGCCTTTAACTAGCGCCAAAATACAAAAGATCCATGATCAAGAAGCCGTTTTGCCACAAGAAGAGAGTGAGCAAATGGGGCGCCGCCTCTCCCAAGTGATTATGGGTTTAGCAGGCAGTTTATTCGAAATTCCAGAGGCCGCTTATAACCTCTCTACACATCCGGGGACGCTTGGGGAACAAAAGGCCCAAACTCGTGAGGCAATGGATGCAACACAACATGAGATAGCGCAGTCAGAACAAGCCCTTATCAACGCTGAAAGAGAAAAAGCAAAAGCATTTAAAGAGTTACAAGAAAAGCGTGCTGAATATGAGTATAAGAAGAGTGTGCTTGAAAACTTAACAGAGCAAGAACGTGGAATGAGCAAAGCGCAGCTTGATCAACAATTAGAGCTGGAGCGTGCGCGTCTACGAGAGTTAGAGGCTAAATTTGCTAAAGCAAAAGTTGCCGTCAGTCGCTCTAGAAAACAGGTCAACTCTTTTGTGAAGGTAAATAATGCTTGGAAGAAGTATCCGTTTGCAAAGCTCATTGATGCAAAAGCGGATGTGTTGCAACCTTTGATGCGCTTGGTCGATATCTCAGCACCGGGGTACTTAGTTGAAGTAGAAATGAGAGTGCAGGATTACCTCAACGGGAATTTTCCTGAAGGGTATATGCCACTTGATCCTCAGTCTCGAAAATTGGCTGCAGAGAAGCAAATTAAAGAACTCAACCAAATTATTCGCGGCAGTAATAAACGCAAAATAGACGTTGGATATAGAGGCTCTAAGCTCAAACTATCGTTAGAAGACGTACTAAATTTAAACAAACGACTTGAATTTCTAACCCAGTCTCTCAATCAAGCGGAAACCATCACAACGATAGAAAGTAAAAACAAAACCATTGCATATTTGATAAAAATTACGGGTGCTGATGTCTCAGCCAAGTCAGCAGAATCAACAGCCCAAGCAATATATGATACGGCTGTAGAAGAGGCAAAACAGTATGCAACAGAGTTAGATAATCAACATGCAACACTTAAAAAGTTATCTGATAGGCTCGCAAACTTACAAAAATGGCAAAATGCGGCTGTTACGGAGTCTGTATCTGGGCAGTCATTAAAGGGAGGAATGGCGGGTATACTCGGTATTGTATATATCTTTGAAGTCGCTAACTTTCGACAAGCCTTTTTGAATTGGGATATTAGTGGAGATAGAAAACTTGTTGACTTCATGGGTAGTATTGCTGATCTAGCAGCGATTCATTTCTCTACTCTCTCAATGGTCACAGAGATGAAAGTTGGGTTACCTAGCCTGCGCCAATATCAAGAATTTCAACAGTACAAAATGGCGAAAGGAAATCTCAGCGCCGTTCGTAAGTTTGGTCCTGAGTTTGCAAAAAAAGCAAACATCATTACATGGACAGCTAGATTAAACCTCCTAGCATCTGCATATAGTGCCGGGTTGTCAGGCTTTGATGCCTATTACGCGTTTAAGCGCGGAGATTCTGGTGCCGCTGCAGGCCTTAGTATTGCAACTGCAGGCTTTGTCGCGCTAGCAGTTGAAACCGCGCCAACCATACTTGCCACGATTACCAGAGGCGTTATTTTAAACCCCATGAGTAAACTGGGCTATGTAGGACTCATTCTGGTAGTACTTGGATACGGTATTTATTATCTATTACGCGATGAACCACTAGAAGCTTGGATTAAAGCGTGCCCTTGGGGCAGTGACGCATATGGTGGTGGCGAGCGTGATTGGTTTGGTGACAACCCCTATTACTGCTGGAAGACAAACCCTGAATATGCACTTCATAGTCTCTATGATCAGTTATTTTCTCCAAAAATATTTAGTGACGTATCTGTTGTACAATTACACACTCCCTCTCGGATATATGACAAGGTAACGTCCAAAGGCAAGTTCCAAGTTGCAAAGTTTAATGTGCAAATTCCAGGTCATATTCCAGAATCAGAGCTTGGTTACTTAGACATTCAGCTAGACATTCGCCCACTATTAGCTGGAAAACCTTGGAGCTCGTTAATTGCTGTTGCACCCACGGGACAAGCTCAAACAACATTGGATTACTTTTGGAAAAATACCAATATCATCGTTAATCCTAGTTTAACGGGTTTAATTATTGAATTTGAAGAAAGTGCACTTTATCCCTATTTTGATAAATTCAATCATTCTAAAATTCAAATCAGAATGCGGTGTCGAAAATATCCTAGAGGCAAAGGAGCAACAATATACTCAGGTTCATCTCAAGAGTTAAGGTTACCTGCGTCAGAAAGAGACGAAGAAGGAAAGGTAGAAAAGCCAGATCTTTGGGCTGAGCAAGTCATTAACGTCGAAATCGAAGATTATGGCATGAGCCCTGCGGGCGTGTTGCAGCGAATCCTAAATTAACTAAAGGCTACCCATGAGAGACAAGTTAAAATCTAATCAATCAGCTCTTGCTTTTATAGCAATTTTGGTAAAAAAAATTGTTGAAAAGGTGATGGAAACTGAGGGTAAAAAGGAGACGCAAACGTTAACTCCTCAAGCGCCTGTAGATAAGGTAGTGCATGATCGGCCAATAGAAGAAACACCGCTGCTAAAAATAGAGGACTCGATACCACGAGACTTTAAAATTAGTAAAGGCATGCAAAAAGTGGCTGTAAATAGTAAAGCAGACTTTGTCTTGCAAGATAATAACGTGCTCTCATCGAACCAACGTATCGCATTAGGCGGAGCTGAATTTGCGCGAGCTGGGAAACTTGCGAATGTCGTTTTTGCTTATATGGCCTCAATATTTGCGCTTGTTTGTCTCCCCGTATACCTGAAAGAGTCTGAGCCTCATATCCTTTACCTTATGATTGGGTTAGTGGTGTTTGCAAGCTTCGTTTTTTATCGAGTTCATAGAATTAAACACCATACATCTGAAGTGCTACGGGTCGACTTCTTCCGAAATACAGGCCTTGTCACTTTTCCCATTGGCAATAACGAAGGAAGCTTCTCGTTAACACTTGATGAAGTTGAACTATATATTGTAAAGGTCTCATCGGGTAAAGGTGTGAGGCATAACCTAGCGTTTTTAGCCCCACTGCGATACCCAAAAACACTTAAGCGCCAGACACTTTATTCAACCGATTGGGAGCCAAAGGATATGGACAGCAGCGTGCAGCTGTGGAGTGAAATACACCGTTTTATGGATACCACTCAGCCCATACCAAGTTCGTTTTATAGAGGTTGGCAAGAAACGATAGAAAGCCCCTATCTTGACCACGAAGACCATATTCAAATATTAGGTGAAGATTTAGTAAAGCAAGCCCCCTTTTATGACCTAAAAAATAACCGTCCGTTAGATAAAGTGTTTTGGTAGCAATAACATAATGAAAGCACGCCATAAGGAAGTCAGCCCTACCCATAACCGCACTCGGAAAAAAGTGGTGGCCTTACTCGCTTTAGGTCTGCAAAAAATAGTAAGTAAGGTAATGGAAACCGAGGTAGCGCCCAAAGCACCTAAAGAGATAAAAGAGCATACAGAGGACAATTTACCACCGATTGATTTTGGTCGACCGGTGGAAGAGACTCCTCTACTACCAATAGCAGACTCAGTACCAAGACGTAAAAAAGTAAAGGGAGGATTTGAACGAGTGCCTATACAGTTAAACAGCCGCTTCTTACTCGCGCAAAATAACCTAATGGCCTCCAGCAGAGATATAAAATTGATGAGTGTTGACCTTGATCGTATTGATAAGTTAGCTAACGCATTCTTTGCCTATATGGCAACAATATGTGCATTTATCACCTTATATTTTTATCTTGCTACCAGAGAAGTCGTTTACATCAAGGTCATTGCTGTATTGCTGAGTATCGCCATCCCGATCTTCATTCATGTTGGCTACGTAAAACGCACTTCAGCTGAAGTACTCCGTGTTGATTTCTTTCGCCATAGTGGCCTTGTTACCTTTCCCGTTGGTAACAATGTTAGTACCTTTTCGTTAGCGTTAGATGAGGTTGATTTGTATATCGGTAAAGTTTCCGCAGGTCGAGGGGTGCAGTTTAACATGGCCTATTTGGTACCAAAGCGCTACCCCAAACACCTTCGCCATCAACCTATGTACCCTGTCGACTGGGAGCCAAGAGACTTAGAAGATAGCATGGAGCTGTGGAGTGAAATCCATCGTTTTATGGATAACACTCAACCTATACCTGCATCCTTTTACAAAGGCTGGCAAGAGGTAATCGAAAGCAGTGACTTTACGGAGCAAGATAAAATAATCATATTAGGTGAAGATTTAGTAAAACAAGCCCCCTTTTATGACCTAAAAAATAACCGTCCGTTAGACAAAGTGATTTGGTGATACTCGAATTAATCTCTATAACAAGGAGCTTTTATGACAATAAAAAAGTTAATTAAGAAATGCGTTGAGCATATTCTAGATGAAGGAACGCCCACTCGTGCAATCAGTGATGTGAGTGTGCAAAATCAACAACCCAAATATGGTCAAGCTTATCAACAACAGCCGCAACAAGTAATACGGAATGGTCAGCAAGTTACGATAACAAGATCTCAAGTTTCAACAAAGCGAGAGCCCAACCCAGTCGCTGAATTTTTGATTAAAGCCATTGTTATTTTGATAGGCACCTTTGCAGTTGGTGCTTTATGTTTCGATGCATATTATTTAAATAAACGAGGCGACAATGCAGCTGTCGGCTTAATGATGGCAGCCGTTGGTGTGATGTATGGGTATCACTTTATTATGGCAAAGCTTGGCGATTACACTCAGCTTGTAAAGACATCCCGTTTTGTAGGATGGGGCTTAAATATAGCAGGTACGTTTTATAGCCTATTTATCTTTGCTGATTTACTGTCCGACTTTCGCGGGCACTCAGAGGATCAAGTAGCCCTTATCATGGCTTTCATCAATATCATTTTTATAGGACTTTTGTTCTTTCTAATGCAAAAGATAAAGCAACCCACAAAGCAAATTGATTAAACTCCTTGAAGTAGTAAGCCACCGCTAAAATAGGTGGCTTACTATTTTGAGCCTGTGCGCATTCAGGAAACCTAATTTACTGACTCTTTTGCATTAACTTTAAATAGTTGTTGTAAATATGGCTTACTTGCATGGTTGATTTACCTGAACTTATACCATGGCAGCTGAAACAGTTAGCTGGTTTAATTTGTGGCTCGCTGCCAGTGACATCGCTGAAAGTTTGGGTATAAGTTTCCATAGTGATATTGGCAACCGCTAATGAGCCGCGTAACGCCTCGTTGGCTCCCTTACCCACGATATTGCCACTAATGCCATTTGCAAAATCGTAATCTTGCGTGCTCAGCCAGATTGATCCGGCGTAAAAGTAGTTACTCCAAACTGGATTCTTTTGTTCCAGTTTTACATTCACTAAGCTATTTAGTTCAGTAATATTATTGAAGTTAGTTTCATCTTGAGTTTGTTGTGTCTGACTCCCCACCAGCTCAGGGTTATTACCCGCTATATATGGATTGCCGTTTGGCACGCCGTATTGATATAAACGAAACGTGTTGGTCGTAGTTTCAGAAGCTGGATACGTTAAATGTGCATTTTGCACTTCTGTTCCGCCCCGATAAAATAGCAGCTCATGACTGTTACTCACTACTTTATCTTGCTGTAAGTAAGCCGTGCTTTTCTTAAACTTCCCCTCAGAGCTGTAGTAATCTGGTGCACTCAATTTATGTTCGAACGTCGCCCAAATAAACTCTGGGTGATTTTCAACCACACCGACAACATGCATACCAACGAGCGCCACTTCTCCCGTACCGCTATATTTATTGTCTTTTTGGTAAACCGCTTCACGAATATAAAAATGCTCAGCTAAATCAAGCTTTGGATAGACTTGTTGCAGCGCTTTTACATCCATCCAAGCAACCTTTAACTCAACCGACCCCACAGCAAATTCAGCTTTGCTATCTGCTTTAGGGTGAGAGGTTGCTGACTTCATATAAGTATCGTTAACGTGGATCGAATAATGTACGGGCGTCCCGCCAAACTTGCTGTAAATAACGCCATCTGATCCTGCTTGGTTTATATCTTCCAGGATCAACACATTTGCAGGGCGAAGTCCGGTTGGATTTAATAAATCATTCCAAGGGGCAAAATAAGGTTTTAGCGCATTATCAACCTGCCAAAACCCAGAACCAAACATCAACAAGCCACCAGGAGCACGCTTGTCAGGCTGCGTTAAATAGAGAAACTTATTCCACGACCACTGATGAAAATCGCAGTTTGTCGAGAGATCTTTACCACCTTTAAATGCAAACGGACTATTTGCACCTTCAGGAGGGTTTGGCACAGGGCTGCCAAACCAATCGTTATTCGGTTTACAAGAAGTATCGTTCGAGTAAGCAAGCGCACTTGGCGCAGCCAGTGTACTTGTAGCAAGCAATAATGACATTCCAAGTAGTTGGAGTTTAGTGCGTGTAATTGATGACGGTAGCATGATGCTTTCCTTAAGATGTAAAACTCCTGTTAAATCTAGTTCATCAAAACGGAAGTTATCAATTACATAGCATTACATTTAATCTGTATTTCACCCTTTTTAAATGCTTAAAACCGCATGTTTATCACCTGCTGATTCCTCACTTACTACGATGAGCAAAACTAAAGCTTTGCTCTGGCACCAGCTGACCGCTTAAATCGTTTAGCGTTGAGTAAAACGACACATTTAGCATGTCTTTTTGGTTGTCTAATTCGATATGCGCAAAGCCCCAAGTAAAAGCTTTATTCCAGACTAGGTCGTACTCTGGGTAACGCTTTTCTTGATAGTTAGCAAGCGGTGTATGCGTGCCGCGCATTTTTGATGCGGCGCCACTGATAACAAGTGGTAACTTAGGCTTTGTGTTTCCAGGGAGTACACGTGAGCAGTCGTCCGTTAACAGTTCCAAATCATGCTCATGGCCTGCGATATATGCATCTGCGTACTCACACAGTTCGGGTAAGATTAGACGGCGTAATACATGTGCTTCATCGTACTTGGTGCCACCAATA containing:
- a CDS encoding heavy-metal-associated domain-containing protein, translated to MMLRLRVEKMVCGHCVKAITEAMQAADSQAQVNVRLDDKIVEISSTKGEGDVIAIIRNAGYSAELINESFA
- a CDS encoding DUF4150 domain-containing protein, with amino-acid sequence MSFIGAGAGNEAQSVQYNVDAQTAKLRTSGSASWRHNNPALLPLNISAKRNQALGQAYRIAIFPDRAAGEQAFLEEIERAKYGDFTLGQMVNAFIPDYIIDPPQWDEQNQTAVLPHLEPITGMDVNLPISDPQAFLDLVTLKLGWQVGTESDVARDFEAEARQASIVSNANVLINGRTAVHSGSGGVLSTVDVCLTKIGKVVVPIPYGNIARSSDAASVASSVKIQGNGAANIKSNFSKSTGDQPGNKKGIASRTLGKKAEFLQGSFDVYIEGKPAVRQGDLMVSNNKNTPPAPLNQPGGATPAGLDVVLGAEPLSQAGTNKINIKVSGSSKPSDEEVKIG